The following are encoded in a window of bacterium SCSIO 12643 genomic DNA:
- a CDS encoding CDP-alcohol phosphatidyltransferase family protein, with product MNYKAAVPNSITLGNLAFGIMGIILTFQANMFGAALCMGIAAVLDFFDGLAARALGVSGEFGKQLDSLADMVTFGVLPGVMLYQHITIGFGEYFMPIEARPIGHVLLSLVGILYALFAALRLAQFNIDENQSDSFIGVPTPAAALFVASFTIILSVQYNLNMYYPLGDEQLGSLMVMNYWSHFDFHLVYNLFYSEWYILISIFLSIMMVAPVTMLNFKFKEMSWAGNKHRYIFLIVVGLLIITVFLPYWFSIPGFPYLDYTVIPIIVLFYMIYSLVIHFLVKK from the coding sequence ATGAATTACAAAGCAGCAGTACCCAATTCGATAACTTTAGGAAATTTAGCATTTGGTATAATGGGAATTATTTTAACGTTCCAGGCCAATATGTTTGGCGCAGCCTTATGTATGGGAATTGCTGCCGTACTTGATTTTTTTGATGGCTTAGCCGCGCGTGCGCTTGGAGTGAGCGGAGAATTTGGAAAGCAATTGGATTCATTGGCAGATATGGTCACATTTGGGGTGTTGCCGGGTGTGATGTTATATCAGCACATTACTATTGGCTTTGGAGAGTATTTTATGCCCATTGAAGCACGTCCGATAGGTCATGTGTTATTGTCGCTTGTAGGTATACTCTATGCTTTGTTTGCTGCTTTAAGACTAGCGCAATTTAATATCGATGAAAATCAATCCGATTCTTTTATTGGAGTGCCAACACCGGCAGCGGCATTATTTGTAGCGTCATTTACCATTATATTATCAGTACAGTATAACCTAAATATGTATTATCCATTAGGTGACGAACAATTAGGAAGCTTAATGGTAATGAACTATTGGAGTCACTTCGATTTTCATTTGGTGTATAATCTGTTCTATTCGGAATGGTATATTCTGATCAGTATCTTCTTATCTATAATGATGGTAGCTCCTGTAACCATGCTCAATTTTAAATTTAAAGAAATGAGCTGGGCAGGAAACAAACACAGATATATCTTTCTAATTGTTGTAGGGTTATTGATAATTACGGTCTTTCTGCCTTATTGGTTTTCAATTCCGGGTTTTCCTTATTTAGATTATACAGTTATTCCGATCATTGTATTGTTTTATATGATTTACAGTTTGGTCATTCATTTTTTAGTAAAGAAATAG